The sequence GAGCGCCTCTGCCGCCTCCGGGAGCATCGGGGTGGTCGCGGCGTGGTCGAGGTAAGCCATGGTGAGGCCGATTCTACGGCTCCCCCGCCGGCGGCCCGGGCCGCGAGGTGCGCAAGGGGCCGGAGAGTGCCTTGCGCCGGCCGCGACCGGCGCCGAACTCCAGGCGTCACGGCGTCACGGCGTCACGGCGTCACGGCGTTCACAGGCTCCAGGACACCGACCCGGTCATCTCCATCGCCGTCACCAGGACCACCAGGTCGGCGACGCCCAGGCCGAGGCCCAGGTAGGCGCGGCCCCGGCGGGCCGTGCCGCGCCAGAGGGCGGCTGCGGCGAGGACGATGGCGATCGGGCCGAGGAAGAGGTTGAGGACGAGCAGGCCGAGGAGGCCGAGGATGAAGGACGCCACGGCCATGCCGTCGGCGTCCCGGGTGCGCGGACGGGTGTCGGTGCGGCCGCTGGTGGCCGGTGCGGTGAGGTGCATGATGCTCAGCTCCCGAAAATCCTGTGTGGCCGGACCGTCAGTCGGACGACGTGTGCCGGCGGCTGTGGCGTTCGCGGAGTGCGAAGACGCCGAGCCAGACGGCGATGACGGCGGCCAGGGCGACGCTGACGGTGAGCGGCGCGTGGGCCACGGTGCCCAGCATCACTCCGAGCAGCATGAGCGCGGCGACGAGGAACAGCATGGGATCGAATCCCCCCTCCGGGATGCCTCGTGTTCGGCCGGTGTGAAGTTTGGGTGAACAGTTGTAGTAACACTTGTCCACTGACTTCGAGTCTAACGCCTCCCGCGGCTTTCCAATTCCGGAGAACAGTTGTTAACTGGATGACATGAGTCACACCCTCGGTATCCGGCAGGCCCAGAAGCAGAAGACCCGGCAGGCGTTCCTCGACGCGGCGCTCGCCCTGCTGGAGGAGCAGAGCCTGAGCAGTCTGGGCCTGCGCGAGGTCACCCGGGCCGTCGGTGTCGCCCCGACCGCCTTCTACCGGCACTTCCGCTCGACCGCCGACCTCGGGGTGGCCCTGGTCGACGAGGCGCTGGGCAGCCTGCATCCGATGGTGCGGACGACGGTGTCCACCACGGGCGACAGCGAGGAACGGATCGCGCGCGCCGTCCAGTTGATCGCCCGTCATGTCGCCGAGTACCCCGCACACGTCAGATTCATCGCCCGCGAACGGCACGGCGGTGTGCAGCCCGTGCGCGAGGCCATCCGGGCCCAGCTGCACCGGTTCGCCGAGGAGGTCCGGGCGGAACTGGCGCGGGACCGGGAGGCGGAGGGCTGGAGCGACGACGACCTGCTGATGCTCGCGCACCT comes from Streptomyces sp. SCL15-4 and encodes:
- a CDS encoding TetR family transcriptional regulator encodes the protein MSHTLGIRQAQKQKTRQAFLDAALALLEEQSLSSLGLREVTRAVGVAPTAFYRHFRSTADLGVALVDEALGSLHPMVRTTVSTTGDSEERIARAVQLIARHVAEYPAHVRFIARERHGGVQPVREAIRAQLHRFAEEVRAELARDREAEGWSDDDLLMLAHLYVDQMLITASLFLEALEAPEEERERVTRLATRQLRLITLGRTHWLD
- a CDS encoding DUF4190 domain-containing protein codes for the protein MHLTAPATSGRTDTRPRTRDADGMAVASFILGLLGLLVLNLFLGPIAIVLAAAALWRGTARRGRAYLGLGLGVADLVVLVTAMEMTGSVSWSL